The stretch of DNA GCCGCGGCTGACCTGGAACGCATTGGATTTCGGCCGGGTGGCGGCCAGTGTCAAAGGTGCGGAAGCCGGGCGCGACGAGGCCCTGGCCCATTACAAAAGCGTGGTGTTGAGTGCGTTGCGTGATGCGGATGTGGCCCTGGCGCGGTATGGCAACCAGCGGCAGAACGTGGTGCTGCTGCGTAACGTGGAATCTTCGGCAGTACGGGCCGCGGACCTGACGCGCCAGCGTTATAAGGCAGGTACGGCGAGCACGCTGGATTGGCTGGACGCGGAACGTACGCGGTACCAGGCGCAGGAAAGCCGGATTTCCGGGGATGCGCTGTTGCTCAAGGACTTTGCGTCATTGCACAAGGCGCTGGGGTTGGGATGGACGTTGTGACAAATAACCCGAGTGACCACTGACCTGTGGCGAGGGGGCTTGTCCCCCGTTGGGCTGCGCAGCGGCCCCAAAAAAGAGGGACTGCTACGCAGTCCAACGGGGGACAAGCCCCCTCGCCACAACAAGCCCTCTCACCACAGGTACGGTGTCAGCTTTTAATTGGCCGTATTGGCCCGCGCCGCGTGCAGCTTCTTGTAGCTGTCGATCAACCGCAGGTGCCGGTCCAGCCCTTCCAGCTTCATGCTCGTCGGCGTCAAACCATAGAACCGCACACTGCCATTCACCGACCCAATCGCCGCGTCCATCCGCTCGTTGCCAAACATCCGGCGGAAATTCACTTCGTAGTCCGCCAGTTCCAGGTCTTCGTCCAGCTCCATCTCCAGCACCGCATTCACAGCCTGATAGAACAAGCCGCGCTCGACGGTGTTGTCGTTGTACTGCTGGAACATCTCCACCAGTTCCTTGGCTTCTTCAAACTGCTGCAGGGCCAGATAAATCAGCAGCTTCAATTCCAGGATGGTCAGTTGACCCCACGCCGTATTGTCATCGAACTCGATGCCGATCAAGGTGGTGATGTCGGTGTAGTCGTCCAGTTCGCTTTCCACCAGGCGCTCAACCAACCCCTTCAATTCCGCTTCGTCGAGACGATGCAGGTTCAGGATGTCCTCGCGAAAAAACAGCGCCTTGTTGGTGTTGTCCCAGATCAGGTCGTCGATTGGGTAGATCTCCGAATAGTCCGGCACCAGGATGCGGCAGGCGGTCGCGCCGATGTGCTCGTACACCGCCATGTAGACTTCCTTACCCATGCCTTCGAGGATGCCGAACAACGTGGAGGCTTCCTCGGCATTGGAGTTTTCACCCTGGCCGGAGAAGTCCCATTCGACGAACTCGTAATCCGACTTCGAGCTGAAGAAGCGCCACGACACCACACCGCTGGAGTCGATGAAGTGCTCGACAAAGTTGTTCGGTTCGGTCACCGCATGGCCTTCAAACGTCGGCTGCGGCAGATCGTTCAGGCCTTCAAAGCTGCGGCCTTGCAGCAGTTCGGTGAGGCTGCGCTCCAACGCCACTTCCAGGCTGGGGTGCGCGCCGAACGAGGCGAATACGCCGCCGGTGCGTGGGTTCATCAACGTCACGCACATCACCGGGAATTCACCGCCCAGGGACGCATCCTTCACCAGTACCGGAAAGCCCTGGGCTTCCAGGCCCTGGATACCGGCCAGGATACCGGGGAATTTCGCCAGCACTTCCTGCGGTACATCCGGCAGCGCGAATTCACCTTCGATGATTTCGCGTTTTACCGCGCGTTCGAAGATTTCCGACAGGCACTGCACTTGCGCTTCGGCCAGGGTGTTACCGGCACTCATGCCGTTGCTGAGGTACAGGTTCTCGATCAGGTTGGACGGGAAATACACCACCTCGCCATCGGACTGGCGCACGAACGGCAGCGAAACAATGCCGCGCTCTTCGTTGCCGGAGTTGGTGTCGTAGAGGTGTGAGCCGCGCAGCTCGCCGTCACGGTTGTAGATGTGCAGGCAATGCGCGTCGAGTATCTCCGGTGGCAGTTCGTCCTTGCGGCCCGGCTTGAACCAGCGCTCGTCCGGGTAATGCACAAACGCCGCATTGGCGATGTCTTCACCCCAGAACTGGTCGTTGTAGAAGAAGTTGCAGTTCAGCCGCTCGATAAACTCGCCCAATGCCGACGCCAATGCGCCTTCCTTGGTCGCGCCCTTGCCGTTGGTAAAGCACATCGGCGAGTGCGCGTCGCGGATATGCAGCGACCATACGTTGGGCACGATATTGCGCCACGAAGCGATCTCGATCTTCATGCCCAGGCCCGCGAGAATGGCCGACATGTTGGCGATGGTTGTTTCCAGCGGCAGGTCCTTGCCCGCGATGTAGGTGCCCGCGTCGGACGCCGCGCTCGGCATCAGCAATGCCTGGGCATCGGCATCCAGGTTTTCCACTTCCTCGATGACAAACTCCGGCCCGGCCTGCACGACTTTTTTCACGGTGCAGCGGTCGATGGAACGCAGGATGCCCTGGCGGTCTTTATCGGAGATGTCCGCCGGCAATTCGACCTGGATCTTGAAGATCTGGTTGTAGCGGTTTTCCGGGTCGACAATGTTGTTCTGGGACAGGCGAATATTGTCGGTAGGGATGTTGCGG from Pseudomonas sp. NC02 encodes:
- a CDS encoding OsmC domain/YcaO domain-containing protein, encoding MEIKVNFLDNLRLEAKFDDFTVVADQPIRYKGDGSAPGPFDYFLASSALCAAYFVKLYCETRNIPTDNIRLSQNNIVDPENRYNQIFKIQVELPADISDKDRQGILRSIDRCTVKKVVQAGPEFVIEEVENLDADAQALLMPSAASDAGTYIAGKDLPLETTIANMSAILAGLGMKIEIASWRNIVPNVWSLHIRDAHSPMCFTNGKGATKEGALASALGEFIERLNCNFFYNDQFWGEDIANAAFVHYPDERWFKPGRKDELPPEILDAHCLHIYNRDGELRGSHLYDTNSGNEERGIVSLPFVRQSDGEVVYFPSNLIENLYLSNGMSAGNTLAEAQVQCLSEIFERAVKREIIEGEFALPDVPQEVLAKFPGILAGIQGLEAQGFPVLVKDASLGGEFPVMCVTLMNPRTGGVFASFGAHPSLEVALERSLTELLQGRSFEGLNDLPQPTFEGHAVTEPNNFVEHFIDSSGVVSWRFFSSKSDYEFVEWDFSGQGENSNAEEASTLFGILEGMGKEVYMAVYEHIGATACRILVPDYSEIYPIDDLIWDNTNKALFFREDILNLHRLDEAELKGLVERLVESELDDYTDITTLIGIEFDDNTAWGQLTILELKLLIYLALQQFEEAKELVEMFQQYNDNTVERGLFYQAVNAVLEMELDEDLELADYEVNFRRMFGNERMDAAIGSVNGSVRFYGLTPTSMKLEGLDRHLRLIDSYKKLHAARANTAN